A part of Halodesulfovibrio marinisediminis DSM 17456 genomic DNA contains:
- a CDS encoding sigma 54-interacting transcriptional regulator yields the protein MNLDVAVYTGNMEDGLKVAKDISLQGVDLIISRGITAELIRKGVDVPVVDINVSAFDVYQSMLPHLKEKKRIGVVGHEDIIRKSKYINSSLQLNVSFFAIANLNNIDEIIVATKANDIEVIIGDTTACESAMQHGLRSSLVNSGIDSVINALQYAVATHDYLVQKATSASKLQAVLDTMDCGALVASPSGAILHYNMTAKKTFSEHTLLNAPTMNSFFPKTDWASVANGSRKFVQDIVFVQNSRFSILIQPHGHENKVEYITCTFHDAKRVKNLENSFRRSEAKKALSAKHNFGSILHKSPAMGESVKKAQKYCKTESNILLVGETGTGKELFAQSIHNSSSRAKNNFVAINCGALSEDLLESELFGYEEGAFTGALKGGKTGVFELAHNGTLFLDEINATSQKLQTRLLRTLQEREIRRVGSNVVLPVNVRVIAASNTPLDEEVYNGSFRMDLFFRLSVLDITIPPLRQRSDDIYNLFNFFLGEHCSRHSIPVPAVSANTKKSLLAYPWPGNVRELRNFAEKYAILYPEVITPGTPQSWITKSLQPDLQGTLEEITASILQKVLEEESGNISRAARRMGISRNTFRKKL from the coding sequence ATGAATCTTGATGTCGCTGTATATACAGGCAATATGGAAGATGGCCTTAAGGTCGCGAAAGACATTTCGCTGCAGGGGGTGGACCTAATCATCAGCCGGGGAATAACAGCTGAACTAATTAGGAAAGGAGTGGATGTACCTGTTGTGGACATCAACGTTTCGGCCTTTGATGTATATCAAAGTATGTTGCCCCACCTTAAAGAGAAAAAAAGGATCGGCGTAGTAGGCCACGAAGACATTATTAGGAAGTCCAAGTACATAAATTCCTCTTTGCAGCTTAATGTCTCATTTTTTGCCATCGCAAATCTTAACAACATAGACGAGATAATAGTAGCCACAAAAGCCAATGATATTGAGGTGATTATTGGGGATACAACTGCATGCGAAAGCGCGATGCAGCATGGTTTACGCTCAAGCCTTGTTAACAGTGGGATAGATTCCGTCATCAATGCGCTCCAGTATGCAGTGGCAACACATGACTATCTTGTGCAAAAGGCAACCTCTGCAAGTAAATTACAAGCAGTCTTGGATACAATGGACTGCGGAGCTCTTGTAGCGAGTCCTTCGGGAGCTATTCTTCACTATAATATGACTGCAAAAAAGACTTTTTCTGAGCATACATTGCTGAATGCTCCTACTATGAATTCTTTCTTCCCTAAGACAGACTGGGCTTCTGTCGCTAACGGTAGTCGAAAATTTGTACAGGATATTGTTTTTGTACAAAACTCGCGGTTTTCTATTCTTATCCAGCCTCATGGACATGAAAATAAAGTAGAATATATAACTTGTACCTTTCATGATGCTAAACGAGTAAAAAATCTTGAAAACTCTTTCAGAAGGTCAGAGGCAAAAAAAGCACTTTCTGCTAAACATAACTTTGGCTCTATTCTGCATAAAAGCCCTGCAATGGGTGAGAGCGTAAAAAAAGCACAAAAGTACTGTAAGACAGAGAGCAATATTTTGCTGGTTGGAGAAACAGGAACAGGAAAAGAACTTTTTGCTCAAAGTATACACAATAGTAGTTCTCGGGCAAAAAACAACTTTGTGGCTATCAATTGTGGTGCACTTTCGGAAGATTTGCTTGAAAGTGAGCTTTTCGGATACGAGGAGGGAGCGTTTACCGGCGCTCTAAAGGGCGGCAAAACTGGTGTGTTCGAGCTTGCCCACAATGGTACCCTTTTTTTAGATGAAATTAATGCGACGAGCCAAAAATTACAAACACGGCTACTACGTACGCTTCAGGAACGTGAAATCAGACGCGTAGGCTCAAACGTTGTGTTGCCTGTAAATGTCCGGGTTATTGCAGCTTCCAACACTCCCTTGGATGAGGAGGTCTACAATGGAAGTTTCAGGATGGATCTATTTTTCAGGCTCAGTGTACTAGATATTACAATCCCGCCGCTACGACAGCGTTCTGATGATATCTACAATCTTTTTAATTTCTTCTTAGGGGAGCATTGCAGCAGGCACTCAATTCCCGTTCCTGCCGTATCTGCAAATACAAAAAAGAGCTTACTTGCCTACCCGTGGCCAGGGAACGTTCGGGAGCTTCGAAACTTTGCTGAGAAATACGCTATTCTTTACCCTGAAGTGATTACACCGGGCACACCGCAATCTTGGATTACAAAATCCTTGCAACCAGATCTGCAGGGAACTCTCGAAGAAATTACTGCTTCAATACTGCAAAAAGTCCTTGAAGAGGAATCAGGAAATATAAGCCGTGCTGCCCGCCGAATGGGCATCAGCAGAAATACGTTTCGAAAAAAATTGTAG
- a CDS encoding methyl-accepting chemotaxis protein, giving the protein MTRQNKLILAGFLLFLLGLFLHAVYSCQSTISQKMEQVDHDLLSGATATVSVVPDKFNVHVRAGNVGHDEFYDVVKRLSRYANTAGFAYVYTMKLVDGSVLHTSTSATAQELRNGSVKYLAPYDDAGPEMLKALRIGKVTYATYTDSYGTFRSIFVPMNASDGTRYIAGADIDISDLEAIRRQSYVNSIVSSLYFLLILMPLAFILYKGAKAQEEHLNEEIDRNTKNIRNLNEELEERMAEVDRAAEQSRQAMHDALEAKEEAEARREKVLEAAGHLEGIVRRVTGAADTLSANIDRAVAGSHIQLERSAETATAMEEMNATVLEIARNANSAAGNAEDARKGAESGANVVESVSEAINHVDEQSVQMKSSLNELGSKAEGINHIMNVITDIADQTNLLALNAAIEAARAGDAGRGFAVVADEVRKLAEKTMDATQEVGQVVMAIQQASQENILGMERTMQTVGTSTELATAAGDSLQSIVQMIETTADQVRNIATASEQQSAASEQISRSAEEVKNIAEETERTMASSAQSVTELTNMANELQVLIEKLLQA; this is encoded by the coding sequence GTGACTAGACAAAATAAACTTATTCTTGCTGGATTCCTTCTGTTCCTCCTTGGTCTCTTTTTACATGCTGTGTATAGTTGTCAGTCGACAATTAGCCAGAAAATGGAGCAAGTCGATCATGATCTTCTTTCAGGGGCTACGGCTACGGTGAGCGTTGTTCCTGATAAGTTCAACGTTCATGTACGCGCTGGTAACGTGGGGCATGATGAATTTTATGATGTTGTCAAAAGGCTTTCCAGGTACGCCAACACTGCAGGGTTTGCTTATGTCTATACTATGAAGCTGGTCGATGGTTCTGTGCTCCATACTTCCACTAGTGCAACAGCGCAGGAGTTGCGGAATGGTTCTGTGAAGTACCTTGCTCCTTATGACGATGCTGGACCTGAAATGCTCAAGGCCTTGCGTATTGGAAAGGTTACTTACGCAACGTACACCGACAGCTACGGGACGTTTCGTTCTATTTTTGTCCCTATGAACGCATCTGATGGAACCCGTTATATTGCTGGAGCGGACATAGATATTTCTGATCTAGAAGCCATCCGCAGGCAGAGTTATGTCAACTCCATTGTCAGCAGCCTATACTTCCTTCTTATCCTCATGCCGTTGGCTTTTATCCTTTATAAGGGGGCAAAGGCACAGGAAGAACATCTCAACGAGGAGATAGACCGCAATACGAAGAATATTCGTAATCTTAACGAAGAGCTGGAGGAAAGGATGGCGGAGGTAGATCGTGCAGCAGAACAATCTCGACAAGCGATGCACGATGCCCTTGAAGCTAAAGAGGAGGCGGAAGCCCGTCGTGAGAAGGTACTAGAAGCCGCAGGGCATTTAGAGGGTATTGTTCGGCGTGTGACTGGAGCTGCAGATACTCTTTCCGCAAACATCGACAGGGCCGTTGCTGGATCTCACATACAACTCGAGCGAAGCGCTGAAACGGCAACAGCCATGGAAGAAATGAATGCGACTGTTTTGGAAATTGCTCGTAATGCGAACAGCGCGGCAGGGAACGCTGAGGATGCGCGCAAAGGAGCTGAGAGCGGTGCGAATGTTGTCGAGTCAGTCAGCGAAGCGATAAATCATGTTGATGAACAGTCCGTGCAGATGAAATCGAGCCTTAACGAGTTGGGGTCGAAGGCTGAAGGCATTAATCATATTATGAATGTGATTACGGACATTGCGGATCAAACTAATCTGCTAGCCCTTAACGCCGCCATTGAAGCCGCTCGTGCTGGGGATGCTGGACGTGGGTTTGCAGTAGTCGCTGATGAAGTACGCAAGTTGGCAGAAAAGACTATGGATGCTACTCAAGAAGTAGGGCAGGTCGTTATGGCTATCCAACAGGCCTCGCAGGAAAATATTCTCGGAATGGAACGTACAATGCAGACTGTAGGTACGTCCACAGAACTTGCCACAGCTGCTGGTGATTCCCTTCAGTCTATCGTGCAGATGATCGAAACTACAGCGGATCAGGTTCGGAATATTGCTACCGCGAGTGAACAGCAGTCTGCTGCCAGTGAGCAGATTAGCCGCAGTGCCGAGGAAGTTAAGAATATTGCTGAAGAGACAGAAAGGACTATGGCCAGTTCTGCTCAGTCAGTGACTGAGTTGACCAATATGGCAAATGAGTTACAGGTGTTGATTGAAAAACTCTTGCAAGCTTAA
- a CDS encoding winged helix-turn-helix domain-containing protein: MTTGAPTMRIHLWLETSAGVLMGQGRLQLLEYIEHTGSLSAAAKALGMSYRAAWGKIKASEKILGVKLLEQQAGKGSSAQLSTAARHLISSYKSWLENVEQYALSSAADHFGYAPDKYWSIKDLPSPAVSKK; this comes from the coding sequence ATGACGACAGGCGCCCCAACAATGCGAATTCATCTCTGGCTGGAAACTTCCGCCGGAGTCCTTATGGGACAGGGTAGGCTCCAGCTACTTGAATACATAGAACATACCGGATCTCTTAGTGCAGCAGCCAAAGCATTAGGTATGTCATACAGGGCAGCCTGGGGGAAAATTAAAGCATCTGAAAAAATACTTGGTGTTAAGTTGTTAGAACAACAGGCTGGGAAAGGGTCTTCTGCACAACTTAGTACAGCAGCAAGACACCTTATTTCATCCTACAAAAGCTGGCTGGAAAATGTAGAACAATATGCTCTTTCTTCCGCTGCAGATCACTTCGGATATGCTCCTGACAAATATTGGTCCATAAAAGACCTGCCATCACCAGCAGTTTCCAAAAAATAA
- a CDS encoding cation:proton antiporter domain-containing protein, with protein MDMSSVLFAIILFLAAAAFSIIVFERLGFGVILGSIVAGTLIGPHTPGPVAFDAVEELQSVAELGVVLFLFTVGLEMRPKKFWAMRRMIFGLGSAQMVVTAVMLFFYLFLFVSVPWKTAIIVGLAFAMSSTAIVISILGDRGELGSEHGKTIFAILMAQDLWVIPIMAFIPILAHTQSQFGIPLWEKSILVVGVLTSILVVGRYVLPAVLNYCARRRQMGVFGLALFLAVIYASWAVEHVGISMTLGAFLLGMILSASDFRYQIEAIVAPFKSTLMGLFFVAVGMSINVEELFQRWDLLLLHVPIILFIKSVVLIGLVPFFGISRSAVIRTGLYLSQVGELAFVLLGTSFLVGLLNNQGYTLVMLIVVASMSMTPIIVKYGDWLARRFDIKPTTKELLPITDLNQHVVIIGYDVGAQLIDFLLEEADVPHVAIDHDYNRVCKGKQLGRKVYFGNVYSYTMQEAVSLRTASTIYINSKDAEHAKALAITLQRLYPHVDLYVRVHSLADKDELLAMGIKHVHTDYIESTLAHGRNLLKGLGIPEDTVNDLSDKFRHDDYQLIRYGYVTSRDE; from the coding sequence ATGGATATGTCTTCAGTGCTTTTTGCAATTATCCTTTTTCTTGCAGCAGCAGCTTTTTCAATTATCGTATTTGAACGACTTGGCTTTGGTGTGATTCTCGGGTCGATCGTTGCGGGTACCCTTATAGGTCCGCACACGCCGGGGCCAGTTGCTTTTGATGCTGTGGAAGAATTACAGAGCGTTGCCGAACTCGGGGTTGTGTTATTTTTATTTACTGTGGGGTTGGAGATGCGCCCAAAGAAATTCTGGGCCATGCGTCGTATGATTTTTGGTTTAGGGTCGGCACAAATGGTTGTGACTGCGGTAATGCTATTCTTTTACCTCTTTTTATTTGTTTCTGTGCCATGGAAAACGGCAATTATAGTTGGTTTGGCCTTTGCAATGTCTTCCACGGCTATCGTAATTTCAATTCTGGGTGACCGTGGAGAATTGGGGTCAGAGCATGGAAAAACCATTTTTGCAATTCTTATGGCACAGGATCTTTGGGTCATTCCGATTATGGCTTTTATTCCTATTTTGGCTCATACGCAGTCTCAATTTGGTATTCCTTTATGGGAAAAGAGCATCCTAGTGGTGGGGGTGCTTACGAGTATTTTAGTCGTTGGACGTTATGTACTGCCAGCCGTTTTGAACTATTGTGCGCGTCGACGGCAAATGGGAGTTTTCGGGCTGGCGCTATTTCTTGCGGTGATCTATGCGTCATGGGCTGTTGAACATGTTGGTATTTCTATGACGCTTGGAGCATTTTTACTTGGGATGATCCTCTCAGCTTCTGATTTTCGGTATCAGATCGAGGCTATAGTAGCTCCGTTCAAGTCAACGTTAATGGGCCTCTTTTTCGTTGCTGTTGGTATGTCTATAAACGTTGAAGAGTTATTTCAGCGGTGGGATCTACTTCTTTTACATGTGCCGATTATACTATTTATAAAGAGCGTGGTATTAATCGGGCTTGTCCCTTTTTTTGGTATCAGTCGATCGGCAGTAATTCGAACAGGTTTATATCTATCCCAAGTTGGTGAGCTAGCTTTTGTCCTTTTGGGGACATCGTTCTTAGTGGGATTGTTGAACAACCAAGGATACACCTTGGTGATGCTGATAGTTGTTGCTAGTATGAGTATGACTCCGATTATCGTGAAATACGGTGATTGGCTGGCACGTCGTTTTGATATTAAACCAACTACGAAGGAGCTGCTTCCTATTACCGATTTGAACCAACATGTGGTTATCATTGGCTACGACGTAGGCGCTCAACTCATCGACTTTCTGTTAGAGGAGGCAGATGTTCCACATGTAGCTATTGATCATGATTACAATCGGGTATGCAAAGGCAAGCAGTTGGGGCGTAAGGTTTATTTTGGTAATGTTTATAGTTACACCATGCAAGAAGCTGTATCGTTAAGAACAGCCTCTACAATCTATATAAATTCGAAAGATGCTGAGCATGCTAAGGCCTTAGCCATAACCCTGCAACGCCTTTATCCGCATGTAGATCTTTATGTGCGTGTACACTCGCTTGCGGATAAAGATGAATTATTGGCTATGGGGATCAAGCATGTGCACACAGATTATATTGAAAGCACTCTCGCCCATGGGCGGAATCTTTTAAAGGGACTTGGGATACCTGAAGATACGGTTAACGATTTGAGTGATAAATTTCGTCATGATGACTATCAGTTAATTCGTTACGGTTATGTAACGAGTAGAGACGAATAG
- a CDS encoding TRAP transporter substrate-binding protein, translating into MVRKTLTLVALIVMMAISPVSFAQDPSIIRIGLGDPIDSEMGAIATRFKEIVESRTDGNVEIRIYPNGQLGDETEMIQDVRRGNLDMAVIGIANLVPIVNKLGLLTLPYLFDNMYEVVRGSSGPAHDMLNEFAVKEGGFRILGWTYTGYRYLSNAVHPIKTLADIKDMKFRVPKSAVIIETYRSWGAIPVPIPWADTYIALQLGAVDGQCYGYITFQAAAFDEVQKFITEAHYTYQLQPMIISERIFKKFSPEMQEIFVEAGRYAQQYCLAFQLMNATRVKAELIASGIQIDNLEDEKEWKRLAIENVWPKVTNFIGGQKVLDRYLGYIGKK; encoded by the coding sequence ATGGTTAGGAAAACACTGACACTTGTTGCCCTCATAGTAATGATGGCAATTTCTCCTGTTTCTTTCGCGCAGGATCCATCCATTATCCGCATAGGGTTGGGTGATCCTATTGACTCTGAAATGGGCGCAATCGCAACCCGGTTCAAAGAAATCGTGGAAAGTCGTACTGACGGTAACGTTGAAATACGAATATACCCTAATGGTCAGCTCGGTGATGAAACCGAAATGATTCAGGACGTTCGTCGTGGCAACCTTGATATGGCAGTTATAGGTATTGCGAACCTCGTTCCTATTGTTAACAAACTTGGTTTGCTTACCCTTCCTTACCTCTTTGATAACATGTACGAAGTCGTTCGCGGTTCTTCCGGTCCTGCTCACGACATGCTCAACGAGTTCGCTGTTAAAGAAGGTGGCTTCCGCATTCTTGGTTGGACTTACACCGGCTACCGCTACCTTTCCAACGCAGTACACCCAATCAAGACCCTTGCTGACATAAAAGACATGAAATTCCGTGTTCCTAAGTCCGCAGTTATTATTGAGACCTACCGTTCTTGGGGTGCTATCCCAGTGCCGATCCCTTGGGCAGATACCTATATTGCTCTTCAACTAGGTGCAGTAGATGGCCAGTGCTACGGTTACATTACCTTTCAGGCAGCTGCGTTTGACGAAGTGCAAAAGTTCATCACTGAGGCACACTACACGTACCAGCTCCAACCTATGATTATTTCGGAGCGTATCTTCAAGAAGTTTTCTCCTGAGATGCAGGAAATATTCGTTGAAGCAGGCCGCTATGCTCAGCAATACTGCCTCGCATTCCAACTCATGAATGCTACTCGCGTTAAGGCAGAGCTTATCGCTTCAGGTATCCAAATCGACAATCTCGAAGACGAAAAAGAGTGGAAACGCCTTGCAATTGAAAACGTATGGCCCAAAGTGACTAACTTTATTGGCGGTCAGAAAGTACTTGATCGTTACCTCGGTTACATCGGCAAAAAATAG
- a CDS encoding hemerythrin domain-containing protein produces the protein MSQLIATLTNQHKDLLEGFSEIKKLGVCSKEGQRKLLSLKGALVTHLNKEDRELYPILKRAAESDSDLKRMLDSYLVEMNQITKDVIQFFEKYSHGGEGLEFAKDYGRLVGILTRRTRKEELTIYKKFEALKTK, from the coding sequence ATGTCACAATTGATAGCTACACTAACCAACCAGCACAAAGATCTTCTCGAAGGATTTTCAGAGATAAAAAAACTTGGCGTTTGCTCCAAAGAAGGTCAAAGAAAATTACTTTCCTTGAAAGGCGCTTTAGTCACTCATTTAAATAAAGAAGATCGGGAACTGTATCCTATTCTCAAAAGGGCAGCTGAATCTGATTCTGATTTAAAGCGGATGTTGGATTCTTATCTTGTCGAAATGAATCAGATCACCAAAGATGTTATACAATTCTTTGAAAAGTACTCACACGGTGGTGAAGGACTCGAATTTGCAAAAGACTACGGTCGACTTGTCGGAATTCTTACCCGCAGAACCCGAAAAGAAGAATTAACTATTTATAAAAAATTTGAGGCACTAAAAACAAAATAA
- a CDS encoding omptin family outer membrane protease, translated as MKSLNIFLLFCCLTPFLWNSSALAADQQITTTESTPLLNSTTATVNLNVGILNGQARELVYDIDTGKKVSELTWRLKNVPMVGLSGSIALPWRMKLNISGWIKANEAQAKMDDYDWVHEKYGEDWCHHSRTDTKLTRGELFDINLGVLIYKNNNFKTFGVVGFTHDHWRWQDGAGTYTYSINGFRDTHGTFPDLVGITYEQWFYAPYVGLQLHYQYKDWSIAGRLNGSRWTWAEDEDHHVTRDLVFRDSFKNVPFLMAGLDVSYPVSDRLSLKTSLDYKRFYHTIGNTSMSGAESGYFHNGAGIELFWWMFSIGAAYAF; from the coding sequence ATGAAGAGCTTAAACATATTTCTACTGTTCTGTTGTCTTACTCCGTTTTTGTGGAACTCCTCTGCACTTGCAGCTGATCAGCAGATAACAACCACAGAGAGTACCCCCCTCCTCAATTCAACGACCGCTACGGTAAATCTGAATGTAGGAATTTTAAACGGACAAGCACGTGAACTCGTTTATGATATAGATACGGGAAAAAAGGTCAGTGAACTCACTTGGAGACTAAAGAACGTCCCTATGGTAGGACTTTCCGGTTCAATTGCTTTACCTTGGCGGATGAAACTAAATATTTCTGGATGGATTAAAGCAAATGAAGCTCAAGCGAAAATGGATGACTATGACTGGGTTCATGAAAAATATGGAGAGGATTGGTGCCACCATTCTCGTACGGACACAAAGCTAACTCGAGGCGAACTTTTTGATATTAATTTAGGTGTTCTTATTTATAAGAACAACAACTTCAAAACGTTTGGTGTCGTGGGATTTACTCATGACCATTGGCGTTGGCAGGACGGTGCTGGAACATATACTTATTCTATAAATGGCTTTAGAGACACCCACGGCACTTTCCCAGACCTTGTTGGCATTACATATGAACAGTGGTTTTATGCTCCATATGTAGGATTGCAGCTACATTATCAATACAAAGACTGGAGTATTGCTGGCCGACTAAATGGTAGCAGGTGGACTTGGGCAGAAGATGAAGATCATCATGTGACTAGAGATTTAGTATTTCGAGATTCTTTTAAAAACGTCCCTTTTTTAATGGCTGGACTCGACGTTAGCTATCCTGTTTCAGATAGATTGAGTCTAAAGACCAGTCTGGACTACAAACGTTTTTATCATACTATCGGCAATACAAGTATGTCTGGAGCAGAATCAGGATACTTCCATAACGGAGCAGGTATTGAACTGTTTTGGTGGATGTTTTCAATTGGAGCAGCATATGCTTTTTAG